TCAGCACCAGGGCCCTGGCGAAAGCGCGCGAACGGGTGGGTGACCGGCCGGGCCTGACGCTGCAACGCATGGCCTTTCCGAGCGAGACGCCCGAGGGTGCGCCGTTCGATCTCGTGATCCTGTCGGAGGTCGCTTATTACTGGAGCATCGCCGATCTCGACCGGGCGGCCGAATGGCTTCGAGATCACATTGCCGCCGGTGGGCGGATCATCCTCGTTCATTATACGGGCGAGACCGACTATCCTCAAACCGGGGACGAAGCCGTGGATGCGCTCTGGACCGAACTGAGCGCAGTTTTTTCGGTCGTGGCTGCCGAGCGCCGCGACACCTATCGGCTCGATCTGTGGGAGAGGAGCTGATGGGCGTTTCCGTCCTGACGATCGTCCGCAATCGTAGCGATCATCTCCAGCAGTTGGTCGAAGGACTGCGCAGGAGTAAGCGGCAGCCCGACGAACTGGTGATCGTGGACATGAGCGACACGCCGGTGGCCGTCGCGTCTGCCGGCTTTCCGATCCGCATCGATCGTTTCGAGACAGACGGCCTGCCGCTCGCCGCCGCTCGCAACAGGGCGGCTGTGCTGGCCCGGTTCGAGAATCTGATCTTCCTTGATGTCGACTGCATCCCGCTCGAACACTGCGTCGGCACCCTGATTGATGCCCTCGCGCATCACGATGCCCTGCTTTGCGCCGACATCCGCTATCTAGGGCCGGATGATGCGCGGGGCATCTGGACCGAAAAGGATTTGATGGCCGCCGGCCGGCATCACCCGGTCCGCACATTCCCGAACGACGGTGTTCGCGAGGAGCTCAATCCGGGCCTGTTCTGGTCTCTTGCCTTCGCGCTGAAGCGCGCCCGCTTTGTCTCACTGGGCGGGTTTG
This DNA window, taken from Sphingomonas sp. AP4-R1, encodes the following:
- a CDS encoding glycosyltransferase family 2 protein — protein: MGVSVLTIVRNRSDHLQQLVEGLRRSKRQPDELVIVDMSDTPVAVASAGFPIRIDRFETDGLPLAAARNRAAVLARFENLIFLDVDCIPLEHCVGTLIDALAHHDALLCADIRYLGPDDARGIWTEKDLMAAGRHHPVRTFPNDGVREELNPGLFWSLAFALKRARFVSLGGFDEAFTGYGAEDTDFGFRASEAGMRLLFVGQAIACHQHHDSYEPPLQHLEDIVRNARTFHARWGRWPMEGWLRAFADLGLVRWHKDGLELLRFPSDAEKAAAKVLPEQPLNPPTRSSPEMAD
- a CDS encoding class I SAM-dependent methyltransferase, which translates into the protein MSRSSLNAAYFDGIFESDDDPWDLASSAYEAAKFRHTHDALAGRRYARALEIGCAHGVLTGQLIGLCDTLLAIDISTRALAKARERVGDRPGLTLQRMAFPSETPEGAPFDLVILSEVAYYWSIADLDRAAEWLRDHIAAGGRIILVHYTGETDYPQTGDEAVDALWTELSAVFSVVAAERRDTYRLDLWERS